Proteins co-encoded in one Malus sylvestris chromosome 9, drMalSylv7.2, whole genome shotgun sequence genomic window:
- the LOC126633852 gene encoding uncharacterized protein LOC126633852: MANGINYTKVGGYFLIAAVASLIFVDCREIGTVQTKESLKHNKAVIKTIKGDGGHVIDCVDIYKQPALNHPLLINHTVELKPSSYPNGIEAISLEDELFQYWRQNGECPEGTIPIVRTQGVDHHRSKPRFNPKEIGSTPSTGHEYAQVGMYDGGYYGAQARLNVWNPASFNGEISITQTWIVGGQGQELSTLEAGWLVRSPDSQTRLFIFWTGDNYQGGCYNLDCPGFVQINSKVAIGYPITPISIYNGTQYDIFISIYKNTVSGNWWLQVGNEAVGYWPDTIVPGLRGSAEIISWGGEIFNSKPEDHHTSTQMGSHHFPIEGFGRASYVRNIQYLDNSSQFKDAEHLRTYATNPKCYDVLVKDKTSNFGTHMYYGGPGYSILCP; this comes from the exons atggCAAATGGGATTAATTACACCAAAGTCGGAGGCTACTTTCTCATCGCAGCAGTGGCAAGTTTGATATTTGTTGATTGCAGAGAGATTGGAACAGTGCAAACTAAAGAGTCTCTGAAGCACAACAAAGCAGTCATCAAAACTATAAAG GGAGATGGCGGTCATGTGATAGATTGCGTTGATATCTATAAACAGCCAGCCCTTAATCACCCACTTCTCATAAATCACACCGTAGAG CTGAAACCGAGTTCATATCCAAATGGAATTGAAGCCATAAGTCTTGAAGATGAGCTCTTTCAGTATTGGCGTCAGAATGGAGAGTGCCCCGAAGGAACAATCCCCATTGTACGAACACAGGGAGTTGATCATCATCGATCTAAACCACGGTTTAACCCTAAAGAAATTGGGTCCACTCCTTCAACTGGTCATGAG TATGCCCAGGTTGGTATGTACGATGGTGGATACTATGGAGCACAGGCAAGATTAAACGTATGGAACCCTGCATCGTTTAATGGAGAAATCAGTATAACCCAAACATGGATTGTGGGAGGCCAAGGACAAGAACTGAGCACTTTAGAAGCTGGCTGGCTT GTTAGATCGCCTGATAGCCAAACAAGGCTCTTCATATTTTGGACT GGTGATAATTACCAAGGTGGTTGCTACAATCTTGATTGTCCTGGTTTCGTCCAAATAAACAGCAAAGTTGCCATTGGCTATCCCATAACTCCTATTTCTATCTACAATGGGACTCAGTATGATATATTCATAAGTATATACAAG AACACAGTGAGTGGAAATTGGTGGCTTCAAGTTGGAAATGAGGCAGTTGGATATTGGCCGGATACCATCGTCCCAGGTTTAAGAGGCAGTGCTGAAATTATTAGTTGGGGTGGAGAGATTTTCAATTCAAAGCCTGAGGATCATCACACATCAACTCAAATGGGAAGTCATCATTTTCCTATCGAAGGATTTGGTAGGGCAAGCTATGTCCGCAATATCCAATATTTGGATAATTCTTCACAGTTCAAAGATGCTGAACATCTTAGAACATATGCCACAAATCCTAAATGCTACGATGTACTTGTTAAAGACAAAACCTCAAACTTTGGAACCCATATGTATTATGGAGGTCCTGGCTATTCAATACTATGTCCCTAA